The following proteins are encoded in a genomic region of Mycobacterium kiyosense:
- a CDS encoding hydrolase, which yields MAASSDGSFPRLDEESRMETHDLRISNVHVFDSVDARITEPMDVTVRGGLIAAVTPTADNGAETSTGPTIDGTGKTLLPGLIDAHWHAAFTTIPAIMAQLSEIGYVFAKAVVSAEETLLRGFTTVRDLGGPVFGIKQAIDEGAILGPRIFPAGAFISQSGGHGDFRLPNEVPRGICGHLSYTEIVGAAVIADGEAEVLRGAREVLRRGASQVKLMAGGGVASSYDPLDVSQFTLAEMRAAVEAAENWGTYVTVHAYTPRAVRTAVAAGVRCIEHGQLLDEETVAMLAEKDIWWCLQPFLDDEDATPLPPASLPKFKQMVAGTDRAYELAIKHKVKIAFGTDTLFDAHLATRQGAQLAKLTRWFTPAEVLQQATFHNAQLLAMSGPRNPYPGQLGVVAAAALADLILVDGDPVADISLITRPAETFSAIIKGGSLVKGSVA from the coding sequence TTGGCGGCGTCCAGCGACGGCAGTTTCCCGCGTCTCGACGAGGAGTCCCGGATGGAAACGCACGACCTCCGCATCTCGAACGTCCACGTCTTCGACAGCGTCGACGCCCGCATCACCGAACCTATGGACGTCACGGTCCGCGGCGGTCTGATCGCCGCGGTCACCCCGACTGCCGACAACGGAGCCGAAACATCAACCGGCCCAACGATCGACGGCACCGGCAAGACGCTACTGCCGGGCCTGATCGATGCGCACTGGCACGCCGCGTTCACCACCATCCCGGCGATCATGGCGCAGCTCAGCGAGATCGGCTATGTCTTCGCCAAAGCCGTCGTCAGCGCGGAGGAGACGCTGTTGCGTGGGTTCACTACCGTCCGCGATCTGGGCGGCCCGGTGTTCGGTATCAAGCAGGCCATCGACGAGGGCGCGATCCTGGGGCCGCGCATCTTTCCGGCCGGGGCCTTCATCTCGCAATCCGGCGGGCACGGCGACTTCCGGCTGCCCAACGAGGTGCCGCGCGGCATCTGCGGCCACCTGAGCTACACCGAGATCGTCGGTGCGGCGGTCATCGCCGACGGTGAGGCCGAAGTGCTGCGCGGCGCGCGAGAAGTGCTGCGCCGCGGTGCATCTCAGGTGAAGCTGATGGCCGGCGGCGGCGTCGCGTCGAGCTACGACCCGCTCGACGTCTCCCAGTTCACCCTCGCCGAAATGCGTGCGGCGGTGGAGGCCGCCGAGAACTGGGGAACCTACGTCACGGTGCACGCCTATACCCCGCGAGCTGTCCGCACCGCGGTGGCGGCCGGAGTCCGGTGTATCGAGCACGGCCAACTGCTCGACGAGGAGACGGTCGCGATGCTTGCCGAAAAGGACATCTGGTGGTGCCTGCAGCCGTTCCTCGACGACGAAGACGCGACCCCCTTGCCCCCGGCCAGCCTCCCCAAGTTCAAACAGATGGTTGCCGGCACCGACCGCGCCTACGAACTCGCGATCAAGCACAAAGTCAAGATTGCGTTCGGCACCGACACCTTGTTCGACGCACACCTCGCGACGCGCCAGGGCGCTCAGCTGGCCAAGCTGACCCGATGGTTCACACCGGCAGAAGTGTTGCAGCAGGCGACATTTCACAACGCTCAGCTGCTGGCCATGTCCGGGCCGCGCAACCCCTACCCGGGACAGCTGGGAGTGGTGGCCGCAGCAGCCCTGGCCGACCTGATCCTGGTCGACGGCGACCCGGTCGCCGACATCTCCCTGATCACCCGGCCCGCCGAGACGTTCAGCGCCATCATCAAGGGCGGCAGTCTGGTCAAGGGCAGCGTGGCCTAG
- a CDS encoding helicase: MRYGAGVEEGLYESLVTERLSRALAARADLEPDIGPVDDAEQPLTLTRHLTPLIERSLRASRTAQARARLVDKILAALSDPAVLDETLHQDDPARIDRLESVVRAHKLGASRPVRPVTPLSDAALMTNARNEPTLAAELRAELASADRVDLLCAFVKWQGLRLLEDQLNELRRRNVPVRVITTTYLGATDAKALDALVDDFGAEVRVNYETDRTRLHAKAWLLRRNTGFDTAYVGSSNLSHAALVDGLEWNVRLSAIATPHLLEKFRATFESYWENSEFVHYQPSADGEKLRRALDVASGAQSRDRLTVTLSGLDVQPKPFQAEMLEELDAERVLHDRHRNLIVAATGTGKTVVAALDYRRLARDVHGRDLKLLFVAHRKEILTQARRIYQEVLTDPTFGELLVDGQVPVRWRQVFASIQSLSAERLAKLEPEHFDVVVVDEFHHAEASSYRRLLDHVKPLELLGLTATPERGDGVDVREFFDGRVAAELRLWEALEQNLLCPFHYFGIHDGTDLADLQWKRGGYDLDALSNLYTGNDARTRVVLKELRDKVSDVAAMRALGFCVSVDHARYMTQRFLAAGIKARAVWAQTGPAERRAALTDLRNREINVLFAVDLFNEGLDIPEVDTVLFLRPTESATVFLQQLGRGLRLTPGKTVLTALDFVGNQRREFRFDQRFRALTGLGRKALERQIQNGFPFLPSGSQIVLDPVAQNLVLENIRQQLAPRSAALVSEIRSHPNGELSSYLDEYGRSLEDLLRPGRSWTTLCREAGKPVAAPGPQERVLVKRVRAVAHVDDRRRRAAYQAMLGGETPSPAEERLAEMLFFSLFPDGGGFPSAAAGLAALRQEPVADEMRQVIDIAFDGAHRSTYPLGQFVPELDRVPLAVHASYSREEILAALGFASLRRTPSTMREGVAWCESARTDAFLITLKKSETDYSPTTMYRDFALNQQLFHWESQSTTTSASPTGQRYINHRERGSHILLFVRETKGNAFGAAPYVFLGPADYVSHEGERPMAITWRLRCPMPTEVYMAARAAVA, translated from the coding sequence ATGCGTTACGGTGCCGGCGTGGAGGAAGGTCTCTATGAATCGCTGGTGACCGAGCGGCTGAGCCGGGCGCTGGCCGCGCGTGCGGATCTCGAACCCGATATCGGGCCGGTCGACGACGCCGAGCAGCCGCTCACGCTGACCAGGCATCTGACGCCGCTGATCGAGCGCTCGCTGCGCGCGTCCAGGACTGCGCAGGCGCGGGCCCGGTTGGTGGACAAAATCTTGGCCGCGCTTTCGGATCCCGCGGTGCTGGACGAGACGCTGCATCAAGACGACCCGGCCAGGATCGACCGACTCGAATCCGTGGTGCGGGCGCACAAGCTCGGCGCGTCCCGCCCGGTGCGTCCGGTCACTCCGTTGTCGGATGCCGCGCTGATGACCAACGCCCGCAACGAGCCGACGCTGGCCGCGGAGCTGCGGGCTGAACTAGCCAGCGCTGATCGGGTGGATCTGTTGTGTGCCTTCGTCAAATGGCAGGGGTTGCGGCTACTCGAGGACCAACTGAACGAGCTGCGGCGCCGCAACGTGCCGGTGCGGGTGATCACGACAACCTATCTGGGGGCTACCGACGCGAAAGCCTTGGATGCGCTGGTTGACGACTTCGGTGCCGAGGTGCGCGTCAACTACGAAACGGACCGGACCCGTTTGCACGCCAAGGCCTGGCTACTGCGGCGAAACACCGGATTCGACACCGCGTACGTGGGCTCGAGCAATCTGTCGCACGCGGCGTTGGTGGACGGGTTGGAGTGGAATGTGCGGCTGTCGGCGATTGCGACGCCGCACTTGCTGGAAAAGTTTCGCGCTACCTTCGAATCATATTGGGAGAACTCGGAATTCGTCCATTATCAGCCGTCCGCCGATGGCGAGAAGTTGCGGCGTGCGCTTGACGTCGCCTCCGGGGCGCAATCGCGCGACCGGCTGACCGTCACGCTGTCCGGCCTGGATGTACAGCCCAAACCCTTTCAGGCCGAAATGCTGGAGGAGCTTGACGCAGAACGGGTTCTGCATGATCGTCACCGCAATCTGATCGTCGCGGCCACCGGAACCGGGAAGACCGTGGTTGCTGCGCTGGACTACCGGCGGCTCGCTCGAGACGTGCACGGTCGCGACCTGAAGTTGCTGTTCGTCGCGCACCGCAAGGAGATCCTGACGCAAGCGCGTCGCATTTATCAGGAGGTACTGACAGATCCCACCTTCGGTGAGCTGCTCGTCGACGGCCAGGTCCCGGTGCGATGGCGTCAAGTGTTCGCCAGCATCCAATCACTGTCCGCCGAACGGCTTGCCAAGCTGGAACCAGAACATTTCGACGTCGTCGTCGTCGACGAGTTCCACCATGCCGAGGCATCCTCGTACCGGCGTCTGCTCGATCATGTGAAACCGTTGGAACTACTCGGTCTAACGGCTACCCCTGAGCGCGGCGACGGCGTAGACGTACGCGAATTCTTCGACGGGCGGGTGGCCGCCGAGCTGCGACTCTGGGAGGCGCTGGAGCAGAACTTGCTCTGCCCGTTCCATTACTTCGGGATCCACGACGGTACGGATCTGGCAGACCTGCAATGGAAGCGCGGCGGCTACGACCTGGATGCGTTGAGCAATCTCTACACCGGCAACGACGCGCGGACCCGCGTCGTGCTCAAGGAGTTGCGCGACAAGGTGTCCGACGTGGCGGCCATGCGGGCGCTGGGTTTCTGTGTGAGCGTCGACCACGCGCGCTACATGACGCAACGTTTTCTCGCAGCGGGGATCAAGGCCCGGGCGGTGTGGGCGCAGACCGGGCCTGCCGAACGCCGGGCGGCGCTGACCGACCTGCGCAATCGGGAGATCAACGTGCTGTTCGCTGTTGATCTGTTCAACGAAGGACTGGACATTCCCGAGGTCGATACCGTGCTGTTCCTCCGGCCGACCGAGAGTGCCACGGTCTTCCTTCAGCAATTGGGCCGTGGTTTGCGGTTGACGCCGGGTAAGACGGTGCTCACCGCGCTGGATTTCGTCGGTAACCAACGCCGGGAGTTCCGTTTCGATCAGCGGTTCCGTGCGCTGACCGGGTTGGGGCGAAAAGCTTTGGAACGCCAGATACAGAACGGGTTTCCGTTCTTGCCGTCAGGTAGCCAGATCGTGCTCGACCCGGTGGCGCAGAATCTGGTGCTGGAAAACATTCGTCAGCAACTCGCACCGCGCTCCGCCGCGTTGGTGTCCGAGATCCGCTCTCATCCCAACGGCGAACTGTCTTCCTACCTGGACGAGTACGGACGCAGTCTCGAGGATCTGCTGCGACCGGGACGCTCATGGACGACGTTGTGCCGCGAAGCCGGCAAGCCGGTAGCCGCGCCAGGTCCACAGGAGCGCGTCCTGGTCAAACGGGTGCGAGCCGTTGCCCACGTCGACGACAGGCGACGCCGCGCTGCCTATCAGGCGATGTTAGGCGGTGAGACGCCGAGTCCCGCGGAAGAGCGTTTGGCGGAGATGCTGTTCTTCTCGCTATTTCCCGACGGCGGTGGCTTTCCAAGCGCCGCAGCAGGTCTCGCTGCGCTGCGGCAGGAGCCGGTCGCCGATGAGATGCGCCAAGTGATCGACATCGCCTTCGATGGTGCGCACCGCAGCACATACCCGTTAGGCCAGTTCGTTCCCGAACTCGACCGAGTGCCACTGGCCGTGCATGCCAGCTACTCCCGAGAGGAGATACTCGCCGCGCTCGGGTTCGCGTCACTGCGTCGCACCCCGAGCACCATGCGCGAGGGTGTCGCCTGGTGTGAATCGGCGCGCACCGATGCATTCCTGATCACGTTGAAGAAGAGTGAAACGGATTATTCTCCGACGACGATGTACCGCGACTTCGCGCTGAACCAGCAGCTATTTCACTGGGAATCGCAGTCCACCACCACTTCGGCGTCGCCGACCGGGCAGCGTTACATCAATCACCGTGAACGTGGCTCCCACATCTTGCTGTTCGTGCGCGAAACGAAGGGAAACGCATTCGGGGCCGCCCCGTATGTCTTCCTCGGTCCCGCTGACTACGTGTCGCACGAGGGCGAACGGCCCATGGCGATCACCTGGCGACTGCGTTGCCCGATGCCCACCGAGGTATACATGGCAGCGCGTGCTGCGGTCGCCTAG
- a CDS encoding putative S-adenosyl-L-methionine-dependent methyltransferase yields MARSDGDSWEITESVGATALGVAAGRAAETESENPLISDPFARVFLDAAGDGVWNWFATVELPDEVLEAEPQLPQQMQSMVDYMACRTAFFDGFFLDAARAGVHQAVILAAGLDSRAWRLPWPDGVTVYELDQAKVLDFKVSTLADHPSGGAAAPSCHRVGVAVDLREDWPAALRQAGFDASAPSAWSVEGLLPYLPAAAHELLFERIHALAAAGSRIAVEAPGPDWMDPDLLARRQERMQRLRELIAEADPDREMPATQELWYFEEREDVGAWLSRHGWNANVTPADELMAGYGRGVPDGVEDTTPRTLFVSAVRS; encoded by the coding sequence GTGGCGCGCAGCGATGGCGACAGTTGGGAGATCACCGAAAGCGTGGGGGCGACCGCGCTGGGGGTGGCCGCGGGCCGGGCCGCCGAGACCGAGAGTGAAAATCCGCTGATCAGCGACCCTTTTGCCCGCGTATTTCTGGATGCCGCCGGTGATGGGGTGTGGAACTGGTTCGCGACCGTGGAGCTGCCCGACGAGGTGCTCGAGGCCGAGCCGCAGTTGCCCCAGCAGATGCAGTCGATGGTGGACTACATGGCGTGTCGGACCGCGTTCTTCGACGGCTTTTTCCTCGACGCCGCCCGCGCCGGGGTGCACCAGGCGGTGATCCTGGCCGCCGGACTGGACTCGCGGGCGTGGCGGTTGCCTTGGCCCGACGGCGTCACGGTGTACGAACTCGACCAGGCCAAGGTGCTGGATTTCAAGGTGTCCACGCTGGCCGATCATCCGTCGGGCGGCGCTGCCGCACCGTCCTGCCACCGCGTCGGTGTCGCGGTGGACCTGCGCGAGGACTGGCCTGCCGCGCTGCGGCAGGCCGGGTTCGACGCCTCAGCTCCGAGCGCGTGGTCGGTCGAGGGTCTGCTGCCGTATCTACCGGCCGCGGCGCACGAGTTGCTGTTCGAGCGCATTCATGCGCTAGCCGCCGCGGGCAGTCGGATCGCGGTGGAGGCGCCCGGCCCCGACTGGATGGACCCGGATCTGCTGGCGCGGCGGCAGGAGCGAATGCAGCGGCTGCGTGAGCTGATCGCCGAGGCGGACCCGGATCGGGAGATGCCCGCCACCCAGGAACTGTGGTACTTCGAGGAGCGCGAAGACGTCGGCGCCTGGCTGAGCCGACACGGGTGGAACGCGAATGTGACTCCGGCCGATGAACTGATGGCTGGTTACGGTCGCGGAGTCCCCGACGGGGTCGAGGACACCACGCCGCGCACGCTGTTCGTCTCGGCGGTGCGCTCGTAG
- a CDS encoding hypothetical protein (possible pseudo due to internal stop codon), whose protein sequence is MLACGRCNSDKSGALPAVDIVDRVLERDPNLLEQIANDIQWPTQRPRVIAAARGIYRGQPAGVPTWAGYRASTRLDISVPPWWIEAGPDRF, encoded by the coding sequence GTGCTGGCGTGCGGCAGATGCAACAGCGACAAGAGCGGTGCGCTGCCCGCCGTGGACATCGTCGACCGGGTCTTGGAGCGCGACCCAAATCTGTTGGAGCAGATTGCCAATGACATCCAGTGGCCAACTCAGCGGCCCCGGGTCATCGCGGCCGCGCGCGGCATTTACCGTGGGCAGCCGGCGGGCGTGCCCACGTGGGCCGGATATCGCGCGAGCACCCGACTGGATATCAGCGTCCCACCCTGGTGGATCGAAGCCGGCCCTGATCGTTTCTAG
- a CDS encoding integral membrane protein — MHMRVDGRDITVSGNLLQPLTRRTNDIIRLALATVALIAVVTSSLITRPRWVALEKSISEIVGVLSPNQADLVYLVYGTAILALPFVILIGLIVSRQWKLLAAYAAAGLMAFLPLSISSNRIAAPRWHFDLSDKLSTLPAQFLDDPRWIAMLAAVLTVSGPWLPARWRHWWWGLLLAFVPIHLVVSAIVPARAVVGLAVGWFVGAFVVLVVGTPALEVPLDGAVRALAKRGFLASRLLVVRPGGPGPLVLSAESTDPEATATVELYGPHQRSGGALRQLWWKLRLRGSETAPLQTSLRRAVEHRALMAIAIGDIGVANSATIAMAALDRGWTLYAHNPVQGIPLDECAAQTPVSEVWKTLRTLNDHQVSHGDLRCHEITVAEGRVLFGGFGAAEYGATDAQLQSDIAHLLVTTSALYDAQAAVAAAIDAFGKPTILDASRRLTKSAVPKRIRAQVPNAKAVIADARAEVKRQTGADQIKDETITRFSRSQVIQLVLIGALVYVAYPFISTVPTFFSELRNANWWWALLGLTVSALTYVGAAGALWACADGLVSFWKLTIMQIANTFAATTTPAGVGGLALSTRFLQKGGLNALRATAAVALQQAVQVIVHLSLLIFFSAVAGTSTDLSHFVPNATVLYLIAGVALGIVGTFLFVPNLRRWLATEVQPKLKEVSNDLVELAKEPKRLALIVLGSAGTTLGAALALWASVEAFGGGTTFVTVTVVTMVGGTLASAAPTPGGVGAVEAALIGGLAAFGVPAAIGVPSVLLYRVLTCWLPVFIGWPVMRWLTKNEMV; from the coding sequence GTGCACATGCGAGTTGACGGTCGCGACATCACCGTGTCCGGCAACTTGCTGCAACCACTCACCCGGCGGACCAACGACATCATCCGGCTGGCGCTGGCAACGGTGGCACTGATAGCCGTGGTGACCAGTTCGCTGATCACCCGGCCGCGGTGGGTGGCCCTGGAGAAGTCCATCTCCGAGATCGTGGGCGTGCTCAGCCCCAACCAGGCCGATCTGGTGTACCTGGTGTACGGCACCGCGATCCTGGCGCTGCCGTTCGTGATCCTGATCGGACTGATCGTTTCCCGGCAGTGGAAGCTGCTCGCCGCGTACGCGGCGGCCGGGTTGATGGCCTTCCTGCCGCTGTCGATCAGCAGCAACCGGATCGCCGCGCCGCGCTGGCACTTCGACCTATCCGACAAACTCAGCACGCTGCCCGCCCAGTTTCTGGACGATCCCCGGTGGATCGCGATGCTTGCGGCGGTGCTGACGGTGTCGGGGCCGTGGCTGCCGGCCCGCTGGCGGCACTGGTGGTGGGGTCTGCTGCTGGCCTTCGTGCCGATCCACCTGGTGGTCAGCGCCATCGTCCCGGCCCGCGCCGTGGTCGGACTGGCGGTGGGCTGGTTCGTCGGCGCATTCGTGGTGCTCGTCGTCGGAACTCCGGCACTCGAGGTGCCGCTGGACGGCGCGGTCCGCGCGCTGGCCAAGCGCGGATTTCTGGCGTCCAGGCTGCTGGTGGTTCGGCCCGGTGGCCCCGGACCGCTGGTGCTGTCGGCCGAATCCACCGATCCCGAGGCCACCGCGACCGTCGAACTGTACGGACCGCATCAACGCAGCGGCGGCGCCCTGCGCCAGCTCTGGTGGAAGTTGCGGCTGCGCGGATCGGAGACCGCTCCCCTGCAGACCTCGCTGCGCCGTGCCGTCGAGCACCGGGCGCTGATGGCCATCGCGATTGGCGACATCGGCGTCGCCAATTCCGCCACGATCGCGATGGCCGCGCTCGACCGCGGCTGGACGTTGTACGCGCACAACCCCGTTCAGGGCATCCCGCTGGACGAGTGCGCTGCCCAGACGCCGGTGTCGGAGGTGTGGAAGACGCTGCGGACCCTCAACGACCACCAGGTCTCCCACGGCGACCTGCGCTGCCACGAGATCACCGTCGCCGAGGGCCGAGTTTTGTTCGGTGGTTTCGGCGCTGCCGAATACGGCGCCACCGACGCCCAGCTGCAGTCCGACATCGCCCACCTGCTGGTGACCACTTCGGCGTTGTACGACGCGCAGGCCGCGGTGGCCGCCGCGATCGACGCGTTCGGCAAGCCCACCATCCTCGACGCCTCCCGGCGTCTCACGAAATCCGCTGTGCCCAAACGGATCCGGGCACAGGTGCCCAATGCCAAAGCGGTGATCGCCGATGCCCGTGCAGAGGTCAAGCGCCAGACCGGTGCCGACCAGATCAAAGACGAGACGATCACCCGGTTCAGCCGTAGCCAGGTCATTCAGCTGGTGCTGATCGGAGCCCTGGTCTATGTCGCGTACCCGTTCATCAGCACCGTGCCGACGTTCTTCTCCGAACTCCGCAATGCGAACTGGTGGTGGGCGCTGCTGGGCTTGACGGTGTCGGCGTTGACCTATGTCGGTGCGGCCGGTGCGCTGTGGGCTTGCGCCGACGGGCTGGTGAGTTTCTGGAAGCTCACCATCATGCAGATCGCGAACACTTTCGCGGCGACCACGACCCCGGCCGGCGTGGGCGGCCTGGCTCTCAGTACGCGCTTCCTGCAAAAGGGCGGCCTCAATGCGCTGCGTGCCACCGCCGCGGTGGCATTGCAGCAAGCCGTGCAGGTGATCGTCCACCTGTCGTTGTTGATCTTTTTCAGCGCGGTCGCAGGAACCTCGACCGACCTGTCGCACTTCGTGCCGAATGCCACCGTGCTGTACCTGATCGCCGGGGTCGCACTGGGCATCGTCGGCACTTTCTTGTTCGTGCCCAACCTGCGTCGCTGGTTGGCCACCGAGGTGCAGCCCAAACTGAAGGAGGTCAGCAACGACCTCGTCGAGTTGGCCAAGGAGCCGAAACGACTCGCGCTGATCGTATTGGGAAGTGCCGGAACGACTCTCGGCGCCGCGCTGGCGTTGTGGGCCAGCGTCGAAGCGTTCGGCGGGGGTACCACGTTCGTCACCGTCACGGTGGTGACGATGGTGGGCGGGACGCTGGCCTCGGCTGCCCCCACCCCGGGTGGCGTCGGAGCGGTGGAGGCCGCACTCATCGGTGGACTCGCCGCGTTCGGGGTGCCCGCGGCCATCGGGGTGCCGTCGGTGCTGCTGTACCGGGTGCTCACCTGCTGGCTGCCGGTGTTCATCGGATGGCCGGTGATGCGCTGGCTCACCAAGAACGAAATGGTCTGA
- a CDS encoding hypothetical protein (possible pseudo due to internal stop codon): MDENRLDPLLLGQRVVAILETGLRTATYKLATLTALIDFCIENLPPAPEDRLTVPIPDLAHRVLEIYWRQVRPFDGHELQQSTQPKARILHTVNQLRIASAVGNSGRSLDVAMIRVPEVYRRALDEIALCLAQQPLHRLQRLPGSAQSDPFLYDDSFLHDHVSRSSLRAHGDAIVLHPGVAHGLARLSGLLKPALEIMWVDDVRRMNRFLDAEVPDVAGHLFGRERTALAIVRDPLKEAFGAHCFYCNTHLPTNNPIDHVLPWSLVGIDG, translated from the coding sequence ATGGACGAGAATCGTTTGGATCCGCTGCTACTGGGGCAGCGCGTCGTGGCGATCCTGGAGACCGGGTTGCGCACCGCGACCTACAAACTGGCGACCCTGACCGCGCTCATCGACTTCTGCATCGAGAATCTGCCGCCGGCACCCGAGGACAGGTTGACGGTCCCGATTCCCGATCTGGCCCACCGGGTGTTGGAGATCTACTGGCGCCAGGTGCGCCCCTTCGACGGACATGAATTGCAGCAGTCCACCCAACCCAAAGCCCGGATCCTGCACACCGTCAACCAGTTACGTATAGCGTCCGCTGTCGGAAACAGTGGACGCTCGCTGGACGTGGCGATGATCCGCGTGCCGGAGGTATATCGGCGTGCACTTGACGAGATTGCGCTGTGCCTGGCGCAGCAGCCGCTGCACCGGCTGCAACGGCTGCCCGGGTCGGCGCAAAGCGATCCGTTTCTGTACGACGACTCGTTCCTGCACGATCACGTTTCCCGGTCGTCGCTGCGCGCCCACGGGGACGCCATCGTGCTGCACCCAGGGGTGGCGCACGGCCTGGCACGGCTGTCCGGACTGCTCAAACCCGCGCTGGAAATCATGTGGGTCGACGACGTCCGCCGGATGAACAGGTTTCTCGACGCCGAGGTGCCCGACGTCGCGGGACATCTCTTCGGCAGGGAGCGTACCGCCTTGGCCATTGTCCGGGATCCACTGAAAGAAGCTTTCGGCGCGCACTGCTTCTACTGCAATACGCATTTACCGACCAACAACCCGATCGACCATGTGCTCCCCTGGTCGTTGGTCGGAATCGACGGCTAA
- a CDS encoding hypothetical protein (frameshifted, insertion at around 975570) has translation MRSGASLAGTSRATIQIEEDNTTITGWATSGSFCDKSNTYTVFFAMKFNQPFQAYGTWDGYTVTDGSRNANSPYSGGYVEFPAGAVVEVRTAISYVGIEGAQANLAAEGATSFDDMHAAAAAEWNSALKRIAIASRNPSDVQTFYSCLYRSLLHPNTFNDHDGRYIGFDNVIHVVPQGHTQYANFSDWDTYRSLAALQALIFPERASDMAQSLVNDAEQSGALPRWALANAATSQMTGDSVVPLIVGFYMFGAKDFDTRAALGYMVDAATSGGAGRNGYVERPGIDTYLRLGYAPQLPEFGPGASVTLEWSLADFTIGRFADALGDSATAAEFQRRSQYWQNLFNPTTRYISPRGPNGFFRTGPGFVENHSGFGQFGYDEGNAEQYLWWVPHNVAGLATALGGRSAAAQRLDRFTKRLNVGPNKPYLWAGNEPGFGVPWLYNYFGQPWQTQRTVDRVRGLFAPSPDGAPGNDDLGALSSWYVWAALGLYPSTPGTPILTVATPLFDRAEIALPAGKFIRITAPGASGVNRLKYIRSLSIDGQPTDRTYLPESIIRTGGDLAFMLAGRPDKSWGTAESSAPPSFQAGSAAVTSNVAQPVLAIAPGTTGTVELDLQRMIDGPAGYTVSGAVAAGGVTVAPVSGQFGDDGSATVDVAITVASSVPDDQYPVYLTTTVDGSRSRAVVVLVTRPSFDE, from the coding sequence GTGCGTTCCGGTGCGTCGCTGGCCGGGACCTCCCGCGCGACCATCCAGATCGAGGAGGACAACACCACGATCACCGGGTGGGCCACCAGCGGATCGTTCTGCGACAAGTCCAACACCTACACCGTCTTCTTCGCGATGAAGTTCAATCAGCCGTTCCAGGCGTACGGCACCTGGGACGGCTACACGGTGACCGACGGTTCCCGCAACGCGAATTCCCCCTACAGCGGCGGATATGTCGAATTCCCCGCCGGTGCGGTGGTCGAGGTGCGAACCGCGATCTCCTACGTGGGCATCGAGGGTGCCCAGGCGAACCTCGCCGCCGAGGGTGCGACCAGCTTCGACGACATGCACGCGGCTGCGGCCGCCGAATGGAACAGCGCACTCAAGCGCATCGCGATAGCCAGCCGCAATCCCAGCGATGTGCAGACCTTTTACAGCTGCCTGTACCGGTCGCTGTTGCACCCCAACACCTTCAACGACCACGACGGCCGCTACATCGGCTTCGACAACGTCATACACGTCGTGCCACAAGGACATACGCAATACGCCAACTTTTCTGACTGGGATACCTATCGCAGCCTGGCCGCCCTGCAGGCACTGATCTTCCCAGAACGCGCCAGCGACATGGCCCAGTCGCTGGTCAACGACGCCGAGCAGAGCGGGGCGCTACCCCGGTGGGCGCTGGCGAACGCCGCGACCAGCCAGATGACCGGCGACAGCGTGGTTCCGCTCATCGTGGGCTTCTACATGTTCGGGGCCAAGGATTTCGATACCCGGGCGGCGCTGGGCTACATGGTCGATGCGGCAACGAGTGGCGGTGCCGGACGCAACGGATACGTGGAGCGGCCCGGAATCGATACCTATCTACGGCTGGGCTACGCGCCGCAGCTGCCCGAATTCGGGCCCGGCGCCTCGGTCACCCTGGAATGGTCGCTCGCCGACTTCACCATCGGCCGATTCGCCGACGCACTGGGCGACTCCGCCACCGCCGCGGAATTTCAGCGCCGATCCCAGTATTGGCAGAACCTGTTCAATCCCACAACCCGGTACATCTCGCCGCGCGGCCCGAACGGATTTTTCCGCACCGGGCCGGGATTCGTGGAAAACCACTCGGGATTCGGCCAATTCGGTTACGACGAGGGCAATGCCGAGCAGTATCTGTGGTGGGTGCCCCACAACGTGGCCGGGTTGGCTACCGCGCTGGGCGGTCGCAGCGCTGCCGCACAGCGGCTCGACCGGTTCACCAAGCGCCTCAACGTGGGGCCGAACAAGCCCTACCTGTGGGCGGGCAACGAGCCGGGTTTCGGCGTGCCGTGGTTGTACAACTACTTCGGTCAACCCTGGCAGACCCAGCGCACCGTCGACCGGGTGCGCGGCCTGTTCGCCCCGAGCCCCGACGGCGCTCCGGGCAACGACGATCTCGGAGCGCTGTCCAGCTGGTATGTCTGGGCGGCGCTGGGCCTGTATCCGAGCACCCCGGGCACTCCGATCCTGACGGTCGCCACACCGCTGTTCGACCGCGCTGAAATCGCCCTTCCGGCAGGTAAATTCATCCGGATCACCGCGCCCGGGGCCTCCGGTGTCAACCGGTTGAAGTACATCAGGAGCCTCAGCATCGACGGGCAACCCACCGATCGCACCTACCTGCCCGAATCGATCATCCGCACCGGCGGTGATCTCGCCTTCATGCTGGCGGGGCGACCCGACAAATCCTGGGGCACCGCCGAGTCCTCGGCGCCGCCGTCTTTCCAGGCGGGTAGCGCGGCGGTGACCAGCAACGTCGCCCAACCGGTACTGGCCATCGCGCCGGGGACGACGGGAACCGTCGAACTCGACTTGCAGCGGATGATCGACGGCCCCGCCGGCTACACAGTCTCCGGCGCCGTAGCAGCGGGCGGAGTCACGGTGGCGCCGGTATCCGGGCAGTTCGGCGACGACGGTTCAGCCACCGTCGACGTCGCGATCACAGTGGCATCGTCGGTGCCCGACGACCAATACCCGGTCTATCTGACGACCACCGTGGACGGCAGCAGAAGTCGCGCCGTAGTCGTCCTGGTGACCCGCCCGTCGTTCGATGAATAG